TATCTTCACGGATCTTGTTCAGCATTTCTTCTTCTGCTCCGAAGTCATCGTGCTGAGTAGAAACTACGATAGAATCAATTCTGATTGGCTTATGATCGTCAGAATACTCAATAGTCACCTGGCTTTTCGCATCAGGACGAAGATAAGTGATTTCCTTATTTTCTCTTCTGATTGCAGAAAGTTCCTTAAGAATTGTATGTGCTAAATCCAAAGCAAGAGGCATATAGTTTGCCGTTTCATTGGTAGCATATCCAAACATCATCCCTTGGTCACCAGCTCCTTGTGCATTTGCTTTAGCTTCAAAAGATTCATCATTTACAGCTCTGTCAACTCCTTGGTTGATATCAGGAGACTGCTCATGAATTGCAGAGATAACTCCACAAGAATCTCCGTTGAACATATATTCACCTTTTGTATAACCAATTCCATTGATTACTTCTCTAGCAATTGTTTGAACGTCAAGATACGCATCAGATTTTACTTCTCCAGCCAAAACTACCTGCCCTGTAGTTACCAGAGTTTCACATGCTACTTTTGAACTTTTATCGTACGCTAAGAAATTGTCGATTAATGCATCAGAAATTTGATCTGCAATTTTATCCGGATGTCCTTCTGAAACTGATTCAGATGTAAATAAATAAGACATATTATTCTTTGTTTTTTTAGATTAAAAAAATATTGACGAAGAAAAATAAGAATAAAATTGCCCGAAAAAAGAATACTGTTTTAGCATTTTTTTATAGAGGTTGCAATCAGGTCAAATTTTTCCTCGTGGTAAACGTCAGCAAATTTAAGCACTATTTTTGTAATACTCAAAATTTTTGTTTACTAATTATAATTTTCTTTAAATTAATGATTTATATCACTTTAAAGCCTTTCAATTACTGAGGCTTTATGCTTACAAATTCTTTCGGACTAGCGTGATAATTCAGCTTAAGTTCCAAAGAACTTTTGATAGAATGTGATAATTCATCAATAATCTTCTGCTTAAAGGTTGGCTTATAATAAATAATACTGATCTCTCTGTAAGGGAAAGGCTTCTTGAATCTGAAGACATTCTTTTTCTGCTCTTCAGAAAGCTGGCTCAATGCCAATTCCGGAAGAATGCTGATTCCTCCTACCTTATCTACCATGTGTACCAAGGTTTGAATATTGGAAGCCAGGAAATCTAAATTTTTAGGTTTTAGAGTATTCTCCTTAAGGTGACAGATATTTTCGAACTGATTTCTAAGACAGTTTCCTTCTTCAAGCAACCATACCTTTTCTACATTAAGGTCCTCAGGGATGATGTAAGAATTCTTTTTGTTCGCTTCAGTATTGGAGCTGTAGATCATTAATTCTTCATTGAATAAGAAATCCTGATAAAACTCGTCTGCCGTATCATAAGGAGTGGAAATAATTCCCGCATCCAATTCTCCGGCTTTCAAAGCTTTAATAATATTATCAGTAGTCATTTCCTTTACATTCATCTGGATCTTCGGATTGTCTTCAAGGAATTTAAAGATTTCCATAGGCAGGATAAATGAAGAAACTGTAGGAATGATTCCCAGATTAATTGTTCCTCCTAAAATATTATTCAAAAGGTTTGCCTTGTTTTTCAGCTCATTGACAGATTCTATAATCACCTTGGCCTGATCAATGATCTGAAGACCTACATCTGTAGTACGGATCGGGTGAGTTGTTCTGTCAAAAACCTTTACATCCAGTTCGTCCTCAAATTTCTGTATCATGGCACTTAACGTAGGTTGGGTAATGAAGCAGGCCTGAGCTGCTTTACCAAAATGTTTATACTTATCAACAGCGATAAGATATTCAAGTTGCTGAATGTTCATTTGATTAATATTATCTATTACAAAGATATAACGTTTTTGTTATTAGCAATTAAAAATTCAAGTAAATTTGATATTCACTACCTTTACACTTCGATTTAGAAAAAGGAAACAATTATTCAAAATCATCAATTATATGGATTCTAAAAAATTAACGTTAAGCAACGGCGCACCTTATTTTGAGCATCAGGATTCCCAGACGGTAGGACCAAGAGGCCCGGTATTGCTGCAGGACTTCATTCTTCAGGAAAATCTTGCACATTTCGTTAGGGAAAGGATTCCTGAAAGAATTGTACACGCCAAGGGAAGCGGAGCATACGGAACCTTTACCGTAACACATGACATCAGCCAGTATACAAAAGCAAATTTATTCTCAAAAGTAGGAAACTCATGCAGAATGTTTGCACGTTTTTCTACAGTGGGAGGCGAAAAAGGAAGTGCAGATACCGCCAGGGATCCTAGAGGTTTTGCCTTAAAATTTTATACTGAAGATGGAAACTGGGATCTTGTAGGAAACAATACGCCTGTATTTTTTATTAAGGATGCAAAAAAATTCCCGGATTTTATACATACCCAAAAAAGGGTACCTAAGACTAATTTAAAAAGCGCCACCATGATGTGGGATTTCTGGAGTTTAAATCCGGAATCACTTCATCAGGTCCTTATATTAATGTCAGACAGAGGAACACCTTATGGCTACAGACATATGCACGGCTTCGGATCTCATACTTTCTCCATGATCAATGATAAAAATGAAAGAGTATGGGTAAAGTTCCACTTTAAGACAAAACAGGGAGTAAAAAACTTCACGGATGAAGAAGCTGTAAAAATGGCAGGAGAAAATCCGGAC
This genomic interval from Chryseobacterium joostei contains the following:
- the metK gene encoding methionine adenosyltransferase, with product MSYLFTSESVSEGHPDKIADQISDALIDNFLAYDKSSKVACETLVTTGQVVLAGEVKSDAYLDVQTIAREVINGIGYTKGEYMFNGDSCGVISAIHEQSPDINQGVDRAVNDESFEAKANAQGAGDQGMMFGYATNETANYMPLALDLAHTILKELSAIRRENKEITYLRPDAKSQVTIEYSDDHKPIRIDSIVVSTQHDDFGAEEEMLNKIREDIKSILVPRVVAQQTEEIKALFNDQIKYHINPTGKFVIGGPHGDTGLTGRKIIVDTYGGKGAHGGGAFSGKDPSKVDRSAAYATRHIAKNLVAAGIADEVLVQVSYAIGVAEPCGLYINTYGTAKVDLHDGDIAKKVSTIFDLRPYAIEQNLKLRNPIYQETASYGHMGKEHYIADKTFNKGHKNELTLKDLEFFTWEKLDKVEEIKAAFGI
- a CDS encoding LysR substrate-binding domain-containing protein → MNIQQLEYLIAVDKYKHFGKAAQACFITQPTLSAMIQKFEDELDVKVFDRTTHPIRTTDVGLQIIDQAKVIIESVNELKNKANLLNNILGGTINLGIIPTVSSFILPMEIFKFLEDNPKIQMNVKEMTTDNIIKALKAGELDAGIISTPYDTADEFYQDFLFNEELMIYSSNTEANKKNSYIIPEDLNVEKVWLLEEGNCLRNQFENICHLKENTLKPKNLDFLASNIQTLVHMVDKVGGISILPELALSQLSEEQKKNVFRFKKPFPYREISIIYYKPTFKQKIIDELSHSIKSSLELKLNYHASPKEFVSIKPQ